TAAAACGCATCTCCTTCAAGGTGCTGTTCATGAATTTCAGGTCGGCCTTGTTCACGTCCTCCTGCCCGGCCTTCAGTGCCGCCAGGATCATCTCCCGGACGATTTCCGGGTGATAGATCCCCCCGATCCGTTTGATCAACTGGTCGATGGCCTCGTCTGCAGGACCGTTGGTTCTGGTAAAGTGCAGTTCCATGTAATGATATCCCTCCTATATCTTATCCCGGACGTCCTTGCGTCTCAGGGTTAAAGATCGTTTAGAGTTTATTTGAATTCTAATCAATTTACCATGGAATAAGCAAGCTTAAAACATATTGCATCTTTTCCGTTTTTCTTGTATCTTAACCGGCATGAGTATAAGAAAGAGCCTTTACAGCGTCCGCAAGAAACTGCGGCCCGTAAAAAAAGAAAGCGGGAAATCCGTTGACGAGATCGTCCGGGAACTGAAAAAAATGCGCCCTGAAAGTGAAGGCTACAGAGAGCGTTCGCTTAAGATTCACGGGCTCATCTGCGCCAAATGCGCAAGGGAGTTTGAATACAAAGACAGACATCTCCTGACCGTACACCATAAGGATGGAAATCACATGAACAACCCGTCTGACGGGTCCAACTGGGAGAACCTGTGCATTTACTGCCATGATGATGAGCACAGCCGGGGACGTCTGGGGAGCTATCTGAGCGATCAGGAATAGATCAAGAGATCTTTCAACCGTTAAGTAAGTGGTCCTGTTCGTAAATATGGTAACGTACCGAGAGGGTCGTAGGGCGGTCTCATCAAGGCGCGCGACTGAGGCGTACCCACTGTGGTACACCGCAAGGAGTGCAACGCCGAGGAGATCGCCCTACGGCACCTGTCTGCAATGGCACAGGCAGGCTCGAATGCGATCGTATTTACGAATAGGGCCACTAAGGAGGAAACCATGATCAAGAATAGAAAGCCGGCTGTCTTTGCAATCCTCATCGTTTTGCTTTTGTCCATCACCGCCGCCGGGTGCCTCACGGTCGGCCATGAATTTCGTGTCGACGCCGTATCCAGGATCCGCATCGGCGAGACCACCCGCCTGCAAATCGGCGATATCTTCGGGCCGCCGTGGCGTACGGGCATAGAAGACGGGAAAACAACATGGACCTACGCCCATTACCGTTACTCCATGCTCGGAGAATCCATGACCAGGGACCTGGTCATCCGCTTTGATGATCATGGTGTCGTGACCTCTTATACCTTCAACTCATCTTATCCGGAAGACCAGAGGCGGTAAATAAAGTTCCCCCGCAAAAGAGGGTCCTTAAGACCCTCTTCATCTTCCACGGGAAGGGACGGGAAATGTTCCATGAAGGCTCGGGCGAAGAGGCCGGCCCCCGCAGTTTGGACCGTTCCGGACGCAGACTCTATGCTCACGTCACGCACCCCGCAGCTCGGCGATCTGCATTTGAAGATAAAACCGCAAAGTTTCTCCAGTTCAAGTTCCGGAAGTTTTTTCTTTGCCCATTGCAGGATCCGGCTTGTGTGGTCAACCCCGGTCACCAGGGTCACAAGTCGAGGCGTCTCAGGGCCGGGAACTAAATGCATCGGCTCCCTGGGCACAGGAAGCCCGCATTCCACCTCCGGGCATACGGGGACCCAGTCAACAAACCCTTCCAGATTCTCTTTCAAAGAGGGATTCAGCCGGTGCCCGCCGTCATAACGGACCTTCTCACCCAGGAGGCAGGCGCTTACCCCTATCTTGATCCGATCTTTCATGAGTCATGCAACCTTGATGGGCGATGATCCTGTCAGTATAGGGCATAAATCAGAACCCTTCAGAATCCGCTTCACCCGCTGATCCTGAAGCGGACCTCCCGTACAAACGAGACAAAGCGCCCGGCCCACTCCGGAGCGCCCGCATGGTGAAGATGGGCATAGGAGGCCAGGACGTTTTTGTAGAGGATGCCGTCATGTTCCCCGTCTATTCCCTGTCCTCGGGCCAGCCGGTAGGCGAAGTCCGCCTTCCCCAGGTTCGCCGCCCGTGAATGGTGAAATTCATGCGCCCGGACCTCGGTCTCTCCCGGAGACCATGGCCCTTTCCCCGTAGGCTTAAGGATCACATAGCCGTGCCCCATGGGACGGGGGAGCATCTCGATGTCACAGGGGAGCGCGCCCACCATGGACCGTGTCCGGCTGCGAAAGGATATGGAACGAGACAGGTACATCAGCCCCCCGCATTCGGCATAGACCGGCATCCCTTGTTCGATGGCAGACCGGATCTCGGCACGGAGAGTGACGTTCTTCTCCAGCGCATCCATAAAGATCTCCGGGAATCCGCCGCCGATATAAAGGCCGCCGACCTCCGGCAGGTGCGGATCTCTCAACGTATTGAATGGGACCAGCTCGGCGCCAGCCATGCTTAGAGCCTGCAGGTTCTCCGGGTAATAAAAGGTAAAGGCGGGATCCGAAGCCAGCCCGAGCCTGACATCCGGAACCGGAAAAGAAACAAGATCCTCAGGTTGCACGGGCATCATGGGAGCCGAACCGGCCAGTTCCAGGATCCGGTCGAGGTTGAGGTATTCGTTCACGGCATGGGCGATTCTTTCGATGACCGGGTGCAGTCCGGCATCCTCCTTGAGCGGGGTGAGCCCCAAGTGACGCTCTTCAATGAAAAGCTCTTTTTTGTCCGGAACGGCCCCGACCACCTCCATGCCGCAATAGTAGTCGAGAGCTTCCCTCAGTTTCTTCTCATGCCGAGATCCCCGGACTCGGTTCAGGATCACCGATGCGATGTGGGTCTCCGGCTCGAATTTCTGGTGTCCGAGGATCAGGGGGGCCACCCCACGGGTCATCCGGAGGGTATTGACCACAAGGATTGAAGGAGCCTTGAGAAGCCTCGCAAGGGCGGCGGTGCTGTCCGTACCC
This sequence is a window from Nitrospirae bacterium CG2_30_53_67. Protein-coding genes within it:
- a CDS encoding cobyrinic acid a,c-diamide synthase, encoding MEQARPRIVISAPHRSSGKSTISLGLCAAFKDSGLSVQPFKKGPDFIDPMWLTAASGRECRNLDFFMMGERNILETFAAASRGSDLSVIEGNMGFYDGLDLKGTDSTAALARLLKAPSILVVNTLRMTRGVAPLILGHQKFEPETHIASVILNRVRGSRHEKKLREALDYYCGMEVVGAVPDKKELFIEERHLGLTPLKEDAGLHPVIERIAHAVNEYLNLDRILELAGSAPMMPVQPEDLVSFPVPDVRLGLASDPAFTFYYPENLQALSMAGAELVPFNTLRDPHLPEVGGLYIGGGFPEIFMDALEKNVTLRAEIRSAIEQGMPVYAECGGLMYLSRSISFRSRTRSMVGALPCDIEMLPRPMGHGYVILKPTGKGPWSPGETEVRAHEFHHSRAANLGKADFAYRLARGQGIDGEHDGILYKNVLASYAHLHHAGAPEWAGRFVSFVREVRFRISG
- a CDS encoding HNH endonuclease → MSIRKSLYSVRKKLRPVKKESGKSVDEIVRELKKMRPESEGYRERSLKIHGLICAKCAREFEYKDRHLLTVHHKDGNHMNNPSDGSNWENLCIYCHDDEHSRGRLGSYLSDQE